The Actinoplanes sp. N902-109 genomic interval CCGCGCTGCAGTACGTGCGCAAGGTCGCCGGCGCGGCCAAGCCGTCGCAGCGCAACCAGGCCGCGTACGACCGGGCCGTCGCCGCCGTGGCCGCCGCGACCGCGACCCTGCTCGGCGAGCTGGTCACCGCCGCCCCGCCGAAGGATCGCGAGATCGAGGCGGCCAAGGCCCGCGAACGCGCCCGCGAGCGCTACGCCTCCTGATCCACCCGCAGCGTCGCGTCACGCAGGGTGACATACCAGGCCGACTCGGTGAAGTCGCCGCCGGTCTCCTCGCCGAGGTAGGCGTCGATGTGCCTCCGGCCGCCCAGCCCGGGCGTGAACTCATCGGTGACCTGCCACTTCGCGGTGCGCAGGGCCGCGCAGACGGTAGCGTCCGGCAACGACCCGTCGTCCACCCGGCCACAGCCGGCGATCCGGAACCGGGTGCCGCGCGCGAGCACCCCCGGGTCGGCCGCCGCGGACACGAACGGCCGCAGCGCCCGCCCGGCAGTGTCGCGCGGCGCGCTGTCCAGCCAGAAACCCACGTCGTAGGACCAGTTCAGATACCGTCCCGATCCGGTACGGCCGGTGCCCTCCGCCTCGACAGCCGCGACGAAATCCGAGGGGTACGAACCCAGGTCGTCGTGGCCGTGCGCGCAGTCG includes:
- a CDS encoding DUF2277 domain-containing protein, with the protein product MCRNIRQLHNFEPPATPDEVQAAALQYVRKVAGAAKPSQRNQAAYDRAVAAVAAATATLLGELVTAAPPKDREIEAAKARERARERYAS